One segment of Synechococcus sp. A15-24 DNA contains the following:
- the ppk1 gene encoding polyphosphate kinase 1 — MSSAVLSPDCYINRELSWIAFNQRVLAQALDQRTPLLDQAKFSAIFSNNLDEFFMVRVASLKSQVEAGITTPSEDGKTPLEQLLTIRERLIPLLQQQQDHYRKQLRKQLLDHNVQLLDYSQLNKHQQQWVSDTFRHSVFPVLTPLAVDPAHPFPFVSNLSLNVAAVIHDPESGQRQFARVKVPQKNLPRFVSIPTELSESDPKPIHTAVPLEQVIAFNLDLLFPGMSVQGHYFFRVTRDADLELRDLEADDLMLALEQGLRKRRMGGEVVRLEVPNDMPEDVVEMLMNGLAVEEEDLYRIDGPLGLDDLFGLMALPLPKLKDKQHSGQTPAVLARTQQHLIDEGAIKPEEFENIFSVMRQQDILLHHPYDLFSTTVEEFINQAADDPQVMGIKMTLYRTSKDSPIIAALIRAAENGKQVMALVELKARFDEDNNIQWARQLERSGVHVVYGVLGLKTHTKIVLVVRKEQEKLRSYVHIGTGNYNSKTSKLYTDLGLLSTRPELGQDLVELFNYLTGFSKQQSFRRLLVAPVTLRKGMESLIRREIEHAREGRDGHIRAKMNSLVDPDIIALLYEAAAANVRVELIIRGMCSLYPGREGLSESISVVSIIGQFLEHSRIFWFGNGGSPEVYIGSADWMSRNLDRRVEAVTPVEDPNLRGRLERLLELYLKDNRGAWDMQSDGSFIQRQPEEGEDVCNSQVQLIKQWSLGVPQS; from the coding sequence ATGAGCTCCGCTGTTCTGAGCCCGGACTGCTACATAAACCGGGAACTGAGCTGGATCGCCTTCAACCAGAGAGTCCTCGCCCAGGCGCTGGATCAGCGCACCCCCCTGCTGGACCAGGCCAAGTTCAGCGCCATCTTCAGCAACAACCTTGATGAGTTCTTCATGGTGCGCGTGGCGTCCCTGAAGTCTCAGGTGGAAGCTGGCATCACCACCCCCAGCGAAGACGGAAAGACGCCGCTCGAACAGCTGCTGACCATTCGCGAACGGCTGATACCCCTGCTGCAGCAACAGCAGGACCACTATCGCAAACAACTGCGCAAACAACTGCTCGACCACAACGTGCAACTGCTGGATTACAGCCAGTTGAACAAGCATCAACAGCAATGGGTCAGCGACACCTTCCGCCATTCGGTGTTTCCGGTGCTGACTCCGCTTGCCGTTGACCCGGCACATCCCTTCCCCTTCGTCAGCAACCTCAGCCTCAACGTTGCTGCTGTCATTCACGACCCGGAATCAGGCCAACGTCAATTCGCACGGGTAAAGGTTCCCCAGAAGAACCTCCCCCGCTTCGTCTCCATTCCCACCGAGCTGAGTGAGAGCGATCCCAAACCCATCCACACCGCCGTACCGCTGGAACAGGTGATCGCCTTCAACCTCGATCTCCTCTTTCCGGGGATGAGCGTGCAGGGGCATTACTTCTTCCGCGTGACGCGCGATGCCGACCTGGAACTGCGGGATCTCGAAGCCGATGACCTGATGCTTGCCCTTGAGCAGGGTCTACGCAAACGGCGGATGGGAGGCGAAGTGGTGCGACTCGAGGTGCCCAACGATATGCCCGAGGACGTCGTTGAAATGTTGATGAATGGCCTCGCGGTTGAGGAAGAAGACCTCTACAGGATTGATGGACCCCTGGGTCTGGATGATCTCTTCGGTTTGATGGCCCTACCTCTTCCGAAGCTGAAGGACAAACAGCACAGCGGACAGACACCAGCGGTGCTGGCTAGAACCCAACAGCATCTGATTGACGAAGGTGCCATCAAACCCGAGGAATTCGAAAACATCTTCTCGGTGATGCGTCAGCAAGACATCCTCTTGCATCACCCCTATGACCTGTTCTCCACCACGGTGGAGGAATTCATCAACCAGGCCGCTGATGATCCCCAGGTGATGGGGATCAAGATGACCCTGTATCGAACCTCGAAGGATTCACCGATCATCGCGGCACTCATCCGTGCCGCTGAAAATGGCAAGCAGGTGATGGCCCTGGTGGAACTCAAAGCCAGATTTGATGAAGACAACAACATCCAGTGGGCCCGACAACTGGAACGCTCCGGCGTCCATGTGGTGTATGGCGTTCTGGGCTTGAAAACCCATACCAAGATCGTTCTGGTGGTCCGCAAAGAGCAAGAAAAGCTGCGTAGTTACGTCCACATCGGGACCGGGAATTACAACTCAAAGACTTCGAAGCTCTACACCGATCTCGGGCTTCTCTCCACGCGGCCGGAGCTGGGCCAAGACCTGGTGGAACTGTTCAACTACCTGACCGGGTTCTCAAAGCAGCAAAGTTTCCGCCGACTGCTGGTGGCTCCGGTGACCCTGCGCAAAGGGATGGAATCCCTGATCCGGCGCGAAATCGAACATGCCAGGGAAGGTCGGGACGGTCACATCAGAGCCAAGATGAATTCCTTGGTGGATCCGGACATCATCGCGTTGTTATATGAAGCCGCAGCAGCGAATGTGCGGGTTGAACTGATCATCCGCGGCATGTGCAGCCTCTACCCAGGCCGAGAAGGACTGAGTGAAAGCATCAGCGTTGTGAGCATCATCGGCCAGTTCCTCGAACACTCGCGCATTTTCTGGTTCGGAAACGGTGGCTCACCTGAGGTGTACATCGGTAGCGCAGACTGGATGAGTCGCAACCTTGACCGCCGGGTGGAAGCTGTAACACCCGTGGAAGATCCCAACCTTCGCGGCCGACTGGAGCGCTTGCTGGAGCTCTACCTGAAGGACAACCGGGGCGCCTGGGACATGCAAAGCGATGGCAGCTTCATCCAACGGCAACCAGAGGAGGGAGAGGACGTTTGCAACTCTCAGGTTCAACTGATCAAGCAATGGAGCCTAGGCGTCCCGCAATCGTGA
- a CDS encoding RpoD/SigA family RNA polymerase sigma factor encodes MGIPLDSSGSTAKSSRKSLALPSTGRRASTRQSSRLATDSIGFYLSSIGRIPLLTAAEEIELAHHVQEMKQLQELPEEEFTSRHHHKIRMGKRARDRMMAANLRLVVSVAKKYQNQGLELLDLVQEGAIGLERAVDKFDPAMGYKFSTYAYWWIRQGMTRAIDNSARTIRLPIHISEKLSKMRRISRELSHRFGRQPNRLELASAMGIEPRELEDLISQSAPCASLDAHARGEEDRSTLGELIPDPNGEEPMEGMDRSIQKEHLGGWLSQLNEREQKILRLRFGLGGEEPLTLAEIGRQINVSRERVRQLEAKAILKLRSMTDHQQAA; translated from the coding sequence ATGGGGATCCCTCTGGACTCTTCCGGATCGACTGCAAAGTCTTCCCGGAAGTCCCTTGCCTTACCATCCACTGGACGGCGGGCATCAACGCGTCAAAGCAGCCGTCTGGCCACCGATTCCATCGGTTTTTATCTCAGCAGCATCGGTCGCATTCCTCTGCTGACAGCCGCTGAGGAGATTGAACTGGCGCACCACGTCCAGGAGATGAAGCAACTTCAGGAACTCCCTGAAGAAGAGTTCACCTCCCGTCATCATCACAAAATCCGCATGGGCAAACGTGCCCGGGATCGGATGATGGCCGCCAATCTCCGCCTTGTGGTCAGCGTCGCCAAGAAGTACCAGAACCAAGGACTGGAACTGCTGGATCTGGTTCAGGAGGGAGCGATCGGACTCGAACGGGCCGTCGATAAGTTCGACCCGGCCATGGGATACAAGTTTTCCACCTACGCCTACTGGTGGATCCGCCAGGGGATGACTCGCGCGATCGACAACAGCGCCCGCACCATCCGGCTGCCGATTCACATCAGCGAAAAGCTCTCCAAAATGCGACGCATCTCGCGGGAGTTGTCCCATCGGTTTGGACGTCAACCGAATCGACTGGAACTGGCCAGTGCCATGGGCATTGAGCCGCGCGAGCTGGAGGATCTGATCTCCCAGAGCGCTCCCTGTGCATCGCTCGATGCCCATGCCCGCGGCGAGGAAGACCGCAGCACCCTGGGTGAGCTGATTCCAGACCCCAACGGCGAGGAGCCGATGGAAGGCATGGACCGCAGCATCCAAAAAGAGCATCTCGGTGGCTGGCTGTCCCAGCTCAATGAGCGGGAACAGAAGATCCTGCGGCTTCGCTTCGGTCTTGGCGGTGAAGAGCCGCTGACCCTTGCGGAGATTGGGCGTCAGATCAATGTGTCCCGCGAGCGGGTTCGTCAGCTGGAAGCCAAAGCCATCCTCAAGCTGCGCTCGATGACCGATCATCAGCAGGCCGCCTGA
- a CDS encoding dolichol kinase: MVHLIGPIAIGLWLGIVVLIAVLTRQRWPDQQELSRKIIHIGTGAVVPLAWFFAIPAWIAVPFAVLVTLATAINHRWRIVPAVEDVDRNSYGTVAYGLAITMLLILCWPARADAVCAGVLVMALGDGLAGLIGRSVNSARWTVLGQTKSVAGTLTMALVSTLVLVGLMLVSGNAIAWRVALGISTMATALEQISPAGVDNLSVPLLVGLAWVLLIS; this comes from the coding sequence GTGGTGCATCTGATCGGACCCATCGCCATCGGTCTCTGGCTCGGGATAGTGGTGCTGATCGCCGTGCTGACTCGTCAGCGCTGGCCCGATCAGCAGGAGTTGTCTCGCAAAATCATCCACATCGGCACAGGAGCCGTGGTTCCGCTGGCCTGGTTCTTCGCCATCCCGGCCTGGATCGCCGTTCCCTTTGCCGTATTGGTGACCCTGGCAACGGCGATCAACCACCGATGGCGCATCGTTCCGGCCGTTGAGGATGTCGATCGCAACAGCTACGGCACTGTTGCCTACGGCCTGGCGATCACCATGTTGCTGATTCTGTGCTGGCCCGCCCGAGCCGATGCAGTCTGCGCCGGTGTTCTGGTCATGGCACTCGGCGATGGACTGGCTGGCCTCATCGGCCGATCGGTGAACTCAGCGCGGTGGACCGTGCTGGGACAGACGAAATCCGTCGCTGGCACGTTGACCATGGCCCTGGTGTCAACACTGGTGCTGGTCGGATTGATGCTGGTCAGCGGCAACGCCATCGCCTGGAGAGTTGCCTTAGGCATCAGCACGATGGCCACGGCACTGGAACAAATTAGTCCCGCGGGGGTGGACAACCTCAGCGTGCCGCTGCTGGTGGGACTGGCCTGGGTGTTGCTGATCAGCTGA
- a CDS encoding 3-deoxy-7-phosphoheptulonate synthase, with protein sequence MATTSDLHVVETRPLVAPALLHGDLPIDAAAMETVASARRRIQAILRGEDQRLLVVVGPCSVHDVKAAREYAERLAPIRERLKDQLEVVMRVYFEKPRTTVGWKGLINDPHLDGSYDINTGLRRARGLLLDLAREGMPAATELLDPVVPQYIADLISWTAIGARTTESQTHREMASGLSMPIGYKNSTDGSATIAINAMQAASKPHHFLGINHDGHASIVSTTGNPDGHLVLRGGHQGSNYHLEAVQAAAAELSKASLKDRLMVDCSHANSNKDFRRQADVLATVADQLKAGSGHVMGVMIESHLVEGNQKLTADLSQLTYGQSITDACISLETTDALLSQLAKAVAERSSAVTA encoded by the coding sequence ATGGCCACCACCTCGGATTTGCATGTGGTGGAGACCCGTCCGCTGGTGGCTCCGGCTTTGCTGCACGGAGATCTGCCGATTGATGCCGCCGCCATGGAGACGGTCGCATCGGCCCGTCGACGGATTCAGGCCATTTTGCGCGGCGAGGATCAGCGTCTGCTGGTGGTGGTGGGCCCCTGCTCGGTCCACGATGTGAAGGCGGCGCGGGAGTACGCCGAACGGCTGGCCCCGATCCGGGAACGGCTGAAGGATCAGCTGGAGGTGGTGATGCGGGTTTATTTCGAAAAGCCGCGTACGACGGTTGGTTGGAAAGGCCTCATCAATGACCCCCACCTCGATGGCTCGTACGACATCAATACAGGCCTGAGGCGGGCCCGTGGCTTACTGCTGGACCTGGCCCGGGAGGGCATGCCGGCTGCAACGGAACTGCTGGATCCGGTGGTTCCCCAGTACATCGCTGATCTGATCAGCTGGACTGCGATCGGAGCCCGCACCACGGAAAGCCAGACCCATCGGGAGATGGCTTCAGGCTTGTCGATGCCGATCGGCTACAAAAACAGCACTGATGGCAGCGCCACCATCGCCATCAATGCGATGCAGGCGGCATCGAAACCTCATCATTTTCTGGGGATCAACCACGACGGCCATGCCTCGATCGTGAGCACGACCGGCAACCCGGATGGTCATCTGGTGCTGCGTGGCGGTCATCAGGGCAGCAACTACCACCTGGAGGCCGTTCAGGCTGCTGCAGCGGAACTGAGCAAGGCGAGCCTGAAGGATCGTCTGATGGTGGACTGCAGCCATGCCAACTCGAACAAGGATTTCCGCCGCCAGGCCGATGTACTCGCCACGGTGGCTGATCAGTTGAAGGCTGGATCCGGCCATGTGATGGGCGTGATGATCGAAAGTCATCTGGTGGAAGGCAATCAGAAACTCACCGCTGATCTCTCCCAGCTCACCTATGGCCAGAGCATCACGGATGCCTGCATCAGCCTGGAGACCACAGATGCGCTGCTGTCCCAGCTGGCTAAAGCCGTGGCCGAGCGCAGCAGCGCTGTGACGGCATAA
- the acnB gene encoding bifunctional aconitate hydratase 2/2-methylisocitrate dehydratase, whose protein sequence is MLSAYRELAADREAQGIPALPLTAEQTQALTELLQQPPAGEDEALLHLLIERIPPGVDEASYVKATWLSAVAQGQATSPLVSPLEATRLLGTMVGGYNVAALIELLQHSDEQLASCAAEGLSRTLLVYDAFNDVMELAASNRFAKQVVDSWAAAEWFTRREPLAEMITVTVFKVEGETNTDDLSPATHATTRPDIPLHALAMLETRDPESLKTIATLKQKGHPVAYVGDVVGTGSSRKSAINSVLWHTGDDIPHVPNKRGSGVILGGKIAPIFFNTAEDSGALPIECDVTVLNTGDVITIRPHAGTIERDSEVVSRFELKPSTISDEVRAGGRISLMIGRALTDKVRAQLGLTPSDAFIRPSAPADTGKGFTLAQKMVGKACGLPGVRPGTSCEPLMTTVGSQDTTGPMTRDEMKELACLGFSSDLVMQSFCHTAAYPKPVDLQTQKDLPDFFAQRGGVALRPGDGIIHSWLNRMLLPDSVGTGGDSHTRFPLGISFPAGSGLVAFAAAIGAMPLDMPESVLVRFSGSLQPGVTLRDVVNAIPWVAIQKGLLTVEKANKKNVFNGRIMEIEGLPDLKLEQAFELTDATAERSCAGCTIKLSEATVSEYLRSNVALLKNMIARGYSDAKTLARRIKAMEAWLANPQLLSADPDAQYAEVLEINLDELTEPVLACPNDPDNVKLLSEVAGDPVQEVFIGSCMTNIGHYRAAAKVLEGSGSNKARLWVCPPTRMDEETLKAEGYYATFEAAGSRMEMPGCSLCMGNQARVEDNTTVFSTSTRNFNNRLGKGAQVYLGSAELAAVCALLGRIPTADEYRSIAAEKIDPLSDELYRYLNFDQISGFEDQGRVMSADEEAAVLAEA, encoded by the coding sequence ATGCTGAGCGCGTATCGCGAGCTGGCCGCCGACCGCGAAGCCCAAGGCATCCCGGCCCTGCCGCTAACCGCTGAGCAGACCCAGGCCCTGACCGAACTGCTGCAACAACCACCTGCAGGGGAGGACGAAGCCCTGTTGCATTTGCTCATTGAGCGCATTCCACCCGGAGTTGACGAAGCCTCTTATGTGAAAGCCACCTGGCTCAGCGCCGTCGCCCAAGGGCAAGCGACAAGCCCCCTGGTGTCACCACTGGAGGCCACTCGCCTGCTCGGAACCATGGTGGGTGGTTACAACGTGGCAGCACTAATTGAGCTGCTTCAGCACAGCGACGAGCAGCTGGCCAGCTGCGCGGCTGAAGGCCTCAGCCGCACCCTGCTGGTTTACGACGCCTTCAATGACGTGATGGAGCTGGCAGCGAGCAATCGCTTCGCCAAGCAGGTGGTGGACAGCTGGGCGGCGGCCGAATGGTTCACCCGCCGTGAGCCCCTGGCCGAAATGATCACGGTGACCGTGTTCAAGGTGGAAGGGGAAACCAACACCGACGACCTCTCACCCGCCACCCACGCCACCACCCGACCGGACATTCCCCTGCACGCCCTGGCGATGCTCGAGACCCGGGATCCCGAGAGTCTGAAAACGATCGCAACCCTCAAACAAAAGGGTCATCCCGTGGCCTACGTGGGCGACGTGGTGGGAACAGGCAGCTCCAGGAAAAGTGCGATCAACTCCGTGCTCTGGCACACCGGCGACGACATTCCCCACGTCCCCAACAAACGCGGGAGCGGCGTGATTCTCGGCGGCAAGATCGCGCCGATCTTTTTCAACACCGCCGAAGACTCCGGAGCCCTGCCGATCGAATGTGATGTCACCGTGCTGAACACAGGTGATGTGATCACCATCAGGCCCCACGCCGGCACGATCGAACGCGATAGCGAGGTGGTGAGTCGGTTCGAACTCAAACCCAGCACCATCAGCGATGAAGTGCGGGCCGGAGGCCGCATCTCTTTGATGATCGGCCGGGCCCTCACGGACAAGGTACGAGCGCAGCTGGGTCTCACCCCTTCGGACGCCTTCATCCGACCCTCGGCACCAGCAGACACCGGCAAGGGCTTCACTCTGGCCCAGAAAATGGTGGGTAAAGCCTGCGGCTTGCCGGGCGTTCGCCCCGGTACCAGCTGCGAGCCACTGATGACCACCGTCGGCTCCCAGGACACCACCGGACCGATGACCCGGGATGAGATGAAGGAGCTGGCCTGTCTCGGCTTCTCCTCCGACCTGGTGATGCAGAGCTTCTGCCACACTGCGGCTTACCCCAAACCAGTGGATCTGCAGACCCAGAAGGATCTGCCGGACTTCTTTGCCCAGCGCGGCGGTGTTGCCCTTCGCCCGGGCGACGGGATCATCCACAGCTGGCTGAACCGCATGCTCCTGCCCGACAGCGTGGGCACGGGTGGGGACAGCCACACCCGCTTCCCCCTCGGCATTTCCTTCCCTGCTGGTTCCGGCCTGGTGGCCTTCGCTGCTGCCATCGGTGCGATGCCCCTGGACATGCCCGAGTCGGTGCTGGTGCGCTTCAGCGGTTCACTGCAGCCTGGTGTGACGCTGCGGGATGTGGTGAACGCCATTCCATGGGTGGCCATTCAGAAGGGTCTTCTCACAGTGGAGAAGGCCAATAAGAAGAACGTCTTCAACGGCCGGATCATGGAGATCGAAGGTCTGCCGGATCTCAAGCTGGAGCAAGCCTTTGAACTCACCGATGCCACCGCCGAACGCTCCTGCGCCGGCTGCACGATCAAGCTCTCGGAAGCAACCGTGAGCGAATACCTGCGCAGCAATGTGGCCCTGCTGAAAAACATGATTGCCAGGGGCTATAGCGATGCCAAAACCCTGGCTCGTCGGATCAAGGCCATGGAGGCCTGGCTGGCCAATCCGCAGCTGCTGAGCGCTGATCCGGATGCTCAATATGCCGAAGTCCTGGAGATCAACCTCGACGAGCTCACCGAACCGGTGCTGGCCTGTCCCAACGATCCCGACAACGTGAAACTGCTCAGCGAGGTCGCCGGCGATCCCGTTCAGGAGGTGTTCATCGGCTCCTGCATGACCAACATCGGCCACTACCGCGCCGCGGCCAAGGTGCTGGAGGGCTCGGGCAGCAACAAAGCCCGCCTCTGGGTCTGCCCGCCAACACGCATGGACGAAGAGACCCTGAAGGCCGAGGGCTACTACGCCACCTTTGAAGCGGCCGGCTCTCGCATGGAGATGCCGGGTTGTTCGCTTTGCATGGGCAACCAGGCCCGGGTGGAGGACAACACCACGGTGTTCTCCACCAGCACCCGGAACTTCAACAACCGTCTGGGCAAAGGCGCCCAGGTTTATCTGGGCAGTGCCGAGCTGGCAGCGGTCTGCGCCCTGCTGGGTCGCATTCCTACCGCCGATGAGTACCGCTCAATCGCCGCTGAAAAAATTGATCCGCTCTCTGATGAGCTTTACCGCTACCTGAATTTCGATCAGATCAGCGGTTTTGAAGATCAAGGCCGGGTGATGAGTGCGGATGAGGAGGCGGCTGTGCTGGCTGAAGCCTGA
- a CDS encoding ClC family H(+)/Cl(-) exchange transporter: MPTLSEPKRRRHLLGSSRSIQRLLERRWLVVVLALALTGLGAAITGLLFTGGINLLKDWRLELLDDFPAWVVLPALGGFGGLLSGWLISNLAPAAGGAGITHIMGFLRHRAVPMGLQVGLVKLVAGIIAIGSGFPLGPEGPAVQMGGSVAWQMSRWLKAPAAFRRMIVAAGGGAGIAAVFSAPIGGFIYAIEELLHSARPVVLLLVLITTFSADTWADVLGFLGLNPGSSGLSGSSGFQLERAYTPLVKFLPIDLLYLIALGAVIGVLAELYTRYVLAMQRQGNRWFGDRLILRMTLSGVVIGCVYAALPDTFHNPSELKHLIAAGKADVGLALASFVVLFFSTGLAAGSGAPGGLFMPMLTLGGAIGLACGIGVEALTGHVPTTYVFAGMGAFVAGCSHTPISAMFLAFALTKDLLILKPILVASLMSFLVARLFNPNSIYDRQMGMELASEERMQQRINRHRRPFTPPPPPSGPSGDTN; the protein is encoded by the coding sequence GTGCCCACCCTGAGCGAACCGAAACGACGACGCCACCTGCTGGGGTCCAGCCGCAGCATCCAGCGGTTGCTCGAACGCCGCTGGCTGGTGGTGGTTCTGGCGCTGGCACTCACAGGCCTGGGGGCTGCCATCACTGGCCTGCTGTTCACCGGAGGCATCAACCTGCTCAAGGATTGGCGCCTGGAGTTGCTCGATGACTTTCCCGCCTGGGTGGTGCTGCCAGCTCTGGGGGGATTCGGCGGTTTGCTGTCCGGCTGGCTGATCAGCAATCTGGCGCCCGCTGCCGGTGGCGCCGGCATCACCCACATCATGGGATTTCTGCGCCACAGGGCCGTTCCCATGGGGCTACAGGTGGGCCTGGTGAAACTCGTGGCCGGAATCATCGCCATCGGCAGTGGCTTTCCCCTCGGCCCGGAGGGTCCAGCTGTGCAGATGGGTGGGTCCGTGGCCTGGCAGATGTCCCGCTGGCTGAAGGCACCCGCGGCCTTTCGCCGCATGATCGTTGCCGCGGGGGGTGGCGCTGGTATCGCCGCCGTGTTCAGTGCACCGATTGGAGGTTTCATCTACGCGATCGAGGAGCTGCTGCACTCGGCCAGACCCGTGGTGCTGTTGCTGGTGCTGATCACCACGTTCTCCGCAGACACCTGGGCGGACGTGCTGGGCTTTCTCGGCCTCAACCCTGGGTCGTCCGGCCTCAGCGGCAGCAGTGGCTTCCAGCTGGAGCGCGCCTACACACCGCTGGTGAAATTCCTGCCCATCGATCTGCTGTATCTGATCGCACTGGGAGCCGTGATCGGGGTGCTGGCAGAGCTCTACACCCGCTATGTGCTGGCCATGCAGCGTCAGGGGAACCGCTGGTTCGGTGACCGATTAATCCTGCGCATGACCCTCAGCGGGGTGGTGATCGGCTGCGTCTATGCCGCCCTGCCCGACACCTTTCACAATCCATCGGAGTTGAAGCACCTGATTGCCGCTGGAAAAGCGGACGTCGGCCTCGCCCTCGCCAGCTTCGTGGTTCTGTTCTTCAGCACCGGACTGGCCGCCGGCTCAGGGGCCCCCGGGGGGTTGTTCATGCCGATGCTGACCCTGGGCGGTGCCATTGGCCTGGCCTGTGGCATCGGGGTGGAAGCCCTCACAGGCCACGTCCCCACCACCTATGTGTTTGCAGGCATGGGGGCCTTCGTGGCGGGGTGTTCCCACACGCCGATCTCCGCCATGTTCCTGGCGTTTGCCCTCACCAAGGACCTGCTGATTCTCAAGCCAATCCTCGTGGCCTCTCTGATGAGCTTCCTGGTGGCCAGGTTGTTCAACCCCAACTCCATCTACGACCGTCAGATGGGGATGGAGCTGGCGTCTGAAGAACGGATGCAGCAGCGGATCAACCGTCATCGCCGTCCGTTCACCCCGCCACCACCACCCTCCGGGCCCTCAGGAGACACCAACTGA
- a CDS encoding radical SAM protein — MLAFPSTYSVGITSLGYQIVWATLARRSDVDVRRLFTDQSDPLPRHCDLFGLSLSWELDGPVLPELLQNQRIPIWAVERRDQDPIVFGGGPVLTANPEPLAPFFDAVLLGDGELLLPAFIDALQQCRGADRQARLRHLAQVPGVYVPALYAPQYDSDGQLQGVKPIQPGLPHTIEKQTWRGNTLSHSTVVTPEAAWPDIHMVEVVRSCPELCRFCLASYLTLPFRTPSLDDGLIPAVEKGLTATQRLGLLGASVTQHPQFSDLLHWLDQDRFDGTRISVSSVRAATVTPDLGRILAKRGSRSLTIAIESGSERMREVVNKKLSTEAIHAAAQHAKQGGLSGLKLYGMVGLPTESDDDVDATADLLLTLKKGTPGLRFTLGVSTFVPKAQTPFQWQGVRPEADKRLKRLAKKVKPKGIEFRPESYGWSVIQALLSRSDRRLAPVIAAVGDARESIGGWKKAYRAALNDELDSIPGDPLPAPPPWDEVVHGTWEPTRVLPWTHLRGPLAPEKLLEHHDQALVPGTDG, encoded by the coding sequence GTGCTGGCGTTTCCCAGCACCTATTCGGTGGGGATTACCAGCCTCGGGTATCAGATCGTCTGGGCGACCTTGGCGCGTCGCAGCGATGTCGACGTGCGGCGACTATTCACCGATCAGAGTGATCCTCTGCCGCGCCACTGCGATCTGTTCGGGCTGTCCCTGAGCTGGGAGCTGGATGGTCCAGTGTTGCCTGAGCTGCTGCAGAACCAGCGCATTCCCATCTGGGCTGTGGAGCGTCGCGATCAGGACCCGATCGTCTTCGGTGGCGGTCCTGTGCTGACCGCCAACCCTGAACCGCTGGCCCCCTTCTTTGATGCGGTGCTGCTCGGAGATGGGGAGCTGCTGCTGCCCGCCTTCATTGATGCTCTCCAGCAATGCCGAGGGGCTGACCGTCAGGCACGGTTGCGACACCTCGCTCAGGTGCCAGGGGTATACGTGCCCGCGCTCTATGCCCCTCAATACGACAGCGACGGCCAGCTGCAAGGGGTGAAACCGATTCAGCCTGGGCTGCCGCACACGATTGAAAAACAGACCTGGCGCGGCAACACCCTCAGCCACTCCACGGTGGTGACACCGGAGGCCGCCTGGCCAGACATCCACATGGTGGAAGTGGTGCGGAGTTGTCCCGAACTGTGCCGCTTCTGCCTGGCCAGTTACCTCACCCTCCCCTTCCGCACACCATCCCTGGACGATGGTCTGATCCCGGCGGTGGAAAAGGGTCTGACCGCCACCCAACGGCTTGGGCTGCTGGGTGCTTCGGTCACCCAGCACCCCCAGTTCTCCGATCTGCTGCATTGGTTGGATCAGGACCGCTTCGACGGCACGCGCATCAGCGTGAGTTCCGTGCGAGCCGCCACGGTCACCCCTGACCTGGGACGGATCCTGGCAAAACGGGGCAGTCGGTCGCTCACGATTGCCATCGAAAGCGGCAGCGAACGCATGCGGGAGGTGGTCAACAAAAAGCTCTCCACCGAAGCGATCCATGCCGCTGCCCAGCACGCCAAGCAAGGCGGGCTGTCAGGCCTGAAGCTCTACGGCATGGTCGGTCTGCCGACCGAGAGCGATGACGATGTGGACGCCACCGCCGATCTGCTGCTGACCCTGAAAAAAGGCACCCCTGGGCTGCGTTTCACCCTTGGCGTCAGCACCTTCGTGCCCAAGGCCCAGACCCCCTTCCAATGGCAAGGGGTGCGGCCGGAAGCGGACAAACGCTTGAAACGGCTGGCGAAGAAAGTCAAACCCAAGGGCATTGAGTTCCGCCCGGAGAGCTACGGCTGGAGCGTGATCCAGGCCCTGCTGTCCCGCAGCGACCGACGCCTGGCCCCGGTGATCGCCGCCGTCGGCGACGCCCGCGAGAGCATCGGCGGATGGAAAAAGGCCTATCGAGCTGCCCTTAACGACGAGCTGGATTCCATCCCTGGCGACCCGCTGCCGGCCCCACCCCCCTGGGATGAGGTGGTTCATGGGACCTGGGAGCCCACCCGCGTTTTGCCCTGGACCCACCTCAGGGGTCCGCTTGCTCCGGAGAAACTGCTGGAGCATCACGATCAGGCCCTGGTTCCTGGCACTGACGGCTGA